One Pseudodesulfovibrio cashew DNA window includes the following coding sequences:
- a CDS encoding histidine phosphatase family protein — MTTFFCLRHGLTDWNRDKRIQGTTNTDLSDEGRTMADSWADSLADNRFDRILTSALARAEQTAAILNGKLGGLPISADARLGEQDWGEWTGLTKAELKQLRAKVDKQEKRGFDFRPPGGESREEVLQRACDALLEFAEAHPDDRVLVVTHNGVLKCLMYALSGLEYLPGEKSPIRPYRVHRIECFENELALGEINMEL; from the coding sequence GTGACCACTTTCTTCTGCCTGCGGCACGGGCTTACGGACTGGAACCGCGACAAGCGCATCCAGGGCACCACGAACACGGACCTCTCGGACGAGGGGCGAACCATGGCCGACTCCTGGGCCGACTCTCTCGCGGATAACCGGTTCGATCGCATCCTGACCTCGGCGCTGGCCCGGGCCGAACAGACCGCCGCCATCCTCAACGGGAAGCTCGGCGGGCTGCCGATTTCCGCCGACGCGCGGCTCGGCGAACAGGACTGGGGCGAGTGGACCGGCCTGACCAAAGCGGAGTTGAAGCAGCTTCGCGCCAAGGTGGATAAACAGGAAAAGCGCGGCTTCGACTTCCGTCCTCCGGGTGGCGAGAGTCGCGAGGAGGTGCTCCAACGGGCCTGCGACGCCCTGCTGGAGTTCGCCGAGGCCCATCCCGATGACCGCGTACTGGTGGTCACCCACAACGGCGTGCTCAAGTGTCTGATGTACGCCCTGTCCGGCCTGGAGTATCTGCCCGGCGAGAAATCCCCCATACGCCCCTACCGGGTGCATCGGATCGAATGTTTCGAGAACGAGCTCGCCCTGGGCGAGATCAACATGGAGCTGTAA
- a CDS encoding glycosyltransferase family 4 protein, whose protein sequence is MKIAFCTPFKPIDHASVSGDVTIARDLAAALAGFGHEVLPLPYFPAKEIYRKPTTWPGAWRALNRMADAARGADCWLTYGSYYKVPDVFGPTITRRLAMPYVIFQASYAENRGRRLATWPGYALNKRAMLASDHIVCNRVNDMRGCAKLLPEDRYTYVRPGLPEGLFARDEAARERLRREWSADGVPVIVTAAIMRHGVKAEGLRWVVETCAELAARGRDFRLVVAGGGPRRDEIEALARERLGERVTFLGLVDRTELAGLFSAGDLFAFPGLEESVGMVYLEAQRCGLPVVATDDEGAPHVIRHEVSGLITPVDRRAFTEAVDRLLTDSALLERLGAQAAPYVRDNHTSATAYAPLNEIITRLVRERKQS, encoded by the coding sequence CGCCTCCGTCTCCGGAGACGTGACCATCGCCCGTGATCTGGCGGCAGCCCTGGCCGGGTTCGGACACGAGGTCCTGCCGCTTCCCTATTTTCCGGCCAAGGAGATCTATCGCAAACCGACCACCTGGCCCGGTGCCTGGCGTGCCTTAAACCGCATGGCCGACGCGGCGCGCGGCGCTGACTGCTGGCTGACCTACGGCAGCTACTACAAGGTGCCGGACGTGTTCGGCCCCACAATCACGCGTCGACTGGCCATGCCCTACGTCATCTTTCAGGCGTCCTATGCCGAAAACCGGGGCCGCAGGCTCGCCACCTGGCCGGGCTACGCCCTGAACAAGCGGGCCATGCTTGCTTCGGACCACATCGTCTGCAACCGGGTAAACGACATGCGCGGCTGCGCCAAGCTGCTGCCCGAAGACCGCTACACTTACGTCCGTCCCGGCCTGCCCGAAGGGTTGTTCGCCAGGGACGAGGCGGCCCGGGAGCGGCTACGCCGGGAATGGAGTGCTGACGGCGTCCCGGTGATCGTGACGGCGGCCATCATGCGCCACGGGGTCAAGGCCGAGGGGCTCAGGTGGGTGGTGGAGACCTGCGCCGAGCTGGCGGCCCGGGGCCGGGATTTCCGGCTCGTGGTTGCCGGGGGCGGCCCGCGCCGGGACGAGATCGAGGCCCTGGCCCGCGAGCGGCTGGGCGAAAGAGTGACTTTTCTCGGCCTGGTGGACAGGACCGAGCTCGCCGGGCTGTTCAGCGCGGGCGACCTGTTCGCCTTTCCCGGCCTTGAGGAAAGCGTGGGCATGGTCTATCTGGAGGCCCAGCGGTGCGGCCTGCCCGTGGTGGCCACCGACGACGAGGGCGCGCCCCACGTGATCCGCCATGAGGTTTCCGGCCTGATAACGCCCGTGGACAGGCGCGCCTTCACCGAAGCCGTGGACCGGCTGCTCACGGATTCCGCCCTGCTGGAGCGGCTCGGCGCGCAGGCGGCACCCTACGTGCGGGACAACCACACCTCGGCCACGGCCTACGCCCCGCTCAACGAGATCATCACGCGCCTGGTGCGCGAAAGGAAGCAATCGTGA